One stretch of Deinococcus aquaedulcis DNA includes these proteins:
- a CDS encoding carotenoid biosynthesis protein codes for MTARLSPTLLRFGLAFAALGVAFAGALLVMAGQGLGWALIALGLPLSGVLALAGDALGPQFASVFSERLAELLAQTRPWMALVALYAALKIPVPLWPEGFPVLGLASTVALCLAALAFVWERAGGVRAGLMLAVAFLVGLGVEVLGSRTGFPFGAYSYATAPAPTLLGVPLMVPLGWFALTLTATCLSGGRPWLAGLLMMLWDIGLEPLMTAQRYWLWHDPLGLWAGAPVQNFLGWWAVGTGIAWVFTGLAPRLFGLRTPEWAWALPWWARAFPESREPRLSLLPGRPRRAPDFRVAYPIEAFFLPGGLVLVGRPLEAAVTLVAMGVGLALARRVTRHDR; via the coding sequence TTGACTGCCCGCCTCTCCCCCACCCTGCTGCGATTTGGGCTGGCCTTTGCCGCGCTGGGCGTGGCCTTTGCCGGGGCGCTGCTGGTGATGGCGGGCCAGGGGCTGGGCTGGGCGCTGATTGCGCTGGGGCTGCCGCTCTCCGGAGTGCTGGCGCTGGCCGGAGACGCGCTGGGGCCACAGTTTGCCAGCGTTTTCTCGGAGCGTCTGGCTGAGCTGCTGGCCCAGACCCGCCCCTGGATGGCCCTGGTCGCCCTGTACGCCGCGCTGAAAATCCCGGTGCCGCTGTGGCCCGAAGGCTTTCCGGTGCTGGGCTTAGCCAGCACGGTGGCCCTGTGTCTGGCGGCCCTAGCCTTTGTGTGGGAGCGGGCGGGCGGCGTGCGCGCGGGGCTGATGCTGGCGGTGGCCTTTCTGGTGGGGCTGGGGGTGGAGGTGCTGGGCAGCCGCACTGGCTTTCCTTTTGGGGCCTACTCCTACGCCACGGCCCCCGCCCCCACGCTGCTGGGCGTGCCGCTGATGGTGCCGCTGGGCTGGTTCGCGCTGACCCTGACCGCCACCTGCCTGTCCGGCGGGCGGCCCTGGCTGGCGGGCCTGCTGATGATGCTGTGGGACATTGGCCTGGAACCCCTGATGACCGCGCAGCGCTACTGGCTGTGGCACGACCCGCTGGGGCTGTGGGCGGGCGCCCCGGTGCAGAACTTTCTGGGCTGGTGGGCGGTGGGCACGGGCATCGCGTGGGTCTTTACGGGGCTGGCGCCGCGCCTCTTTGGGCTGCGCACCCCGGAGTGGGCCTGGGCGCTGCCGTGGTGGGCCCGGGCCTTTCCCGAAAGCCGCGAGCCGCGCCTGAGCCTGCTGCCGGGCCGCCCCCGCCGCGCGCCAGATTTCCGGGTGGCCTACCCCATTGAGGCGTTTTTTCTGCCCGGCGGGCTGGTGCTGGTGGGCCGCCCCCTGGAAGCGGCCGTGACCCTGGTCGCCATGGGCGTGGGGCTGGCGCTGGCCCGGCGGGTGACCCGGCATGACCGCTGA
- a CDS encoding phytoene desaturase family protein: MPDFDVIVMGAGHNALVTAAYAAKAGLKVGVFERRHLVGGAVSTEELVPGYRFDYGGSAHILIRMTPVVRELELSRHGLHYLDVDPMFHCSDGDTPWFIHRDAGRTARELEALFPGQGEAYTRFLDDWTPFARSVADLFNSAPGPLDMGKMVVSSGKGRDWMEQLPRILRPYGDVAKEYFSEERVRAPLVWMAAQSGPPPSDPLSAPFLLWHPLYHEGGVARPKGGSGGLTKALKRAIEADGGQVFVNAPVAEILVKGGRAQGVRLEGGDTYTARAVVSGAHVLTTAGALPEQYVPSSARQVRVGNGFGMVLRLALSEKVKYRHHTEPDSRVGLGLLIKSEQQLMKGYGEYLAGEPTTDPPLIAMSFSAVDDSLAPPGGDVLWLWAQYYPYELSSGSWETRTAEARENILRAFEHYAPGTRDTIVGELVQTPQWLHDHLGLHRGNVMHLEMSFDQMFSFRPWMKASGYRWPGVKGLYLTGASTHPGGGIMGASGRNAANVLVRDLTRRRWR, translated from the coding sequence ATGCCGGATTTCGACGTGATCGTGATGGGCGCGGGCCACAACGCCCTGGTAACGGCGGCCTACGCCGCCAAGGCGGGCCTGAAGGTGGGCGTGTTCGAGCGGCGGCACCTCGTGGGTGGGGCAGTCAGCACCGAAGAGCTGGTGCCCGGCTACCGCTTTGACTACGGCGGCAGCGCGCACATCCTGATCCGCATGACGCCCGTGGTGCGCGAACTGGAACTGAGCCGCCACGGCCTGCATTACCTGGACGTGGACCCCATGTTCCACTGCTCGGACGGCGACACCCCGTGGTTTATTCACCGCGACGCCGGCCGCACCGCGCGCGAACTGGAGGCCCTGTTTCCCGGTCAGGGCGAGGCATACACGCGCTTTTTAGACGACTGGACGCCCTTTGCCCGCTCGGTGGCCGACCTGTTCAACAGCGCCCCCGGGCCGCTGGACATGGGCAAGATGGTGGTCAGCAGTGGCAAGGGCCGCGACTGGATGGAACAGTTGCCCCGCATCCTGCGGCCCTACGGCGACGTGGCAAAGGAATATTTCTCAGAGGAGCGGGTGCGCGCGCCGCTGGTGTGGATGGCGGCCCAGAGCGGCCCCCCACCCAGCGACCCCCTGAGTGCCCCCTTTTTGCTGTGGCACCCCCTGTACCACGAGGGCGGCGTGGCGCGGCCCAAGGGCGGCTCGGGCGGCCTGACGAAAGCCCTGAAGCGCGCCATTGAGGCGGACGGCGGGCAGGTGTTCGTGAACGCGCCGGTGGCCGAGATTCTGGTCAAGGGGGGCCGGGCCCAGGGCGTGCGGCTGGAGGGCGGCGACACCTACACCGCCCGCGCCGTGGTCTCCGGTGCCCATGTGCTGACCACGGCAGGCGCGCTGCCCGAGCAATACGTGCCCAGCAGCGCGCGGCAGGTGCGGGTGGGCAACGGCTTTGGCATGGTGCTGCGGCTGGCCCTCAGCGAAAAGGTGAAGTACCGGCACCACACCGAGCCGGACAGCCGCGTGGGCCTGGGCCTGCTGATTAAAAGCGAACAGCAGCTGATGAAGGGCTACGGCGAATATCTGGCAGGCGAACCCACCACCGACCCGCCCCTGATCGCCATGAGTTTTTCGGCGGTGGACGATTCACTTGCCCCCCCCGGCGGCGATGTGCTGTGGCTCTGGGCGCAGTATTACCCCTACGAACTGAGCAGCGGCTCATGGGAGACCCGCACCGCCGAAGCCCGCGAAAACATCCTGCGCGCCTTTGAACACTACGCGCCGGGCACCCGCGACACGATTGTGGGCGAGCTGGTGCAAACGCCGCAGTGGCTGCACGACCACCTGGGCCTGCACCGGGGCAACGTGATGCACCTGGAAATGAGCTTTGACCAGATGTTCTCGTTCCGCCCCTGGATGAAAGCCAGTGGCTACCGCTGGCCGGGGGTGAAGGGGCTGTACCTGACTGGCGCCAGCACGCACCCCGGCGGCGGCATCATGGGTGCCAGTGGGCGCAACGCTGCGAATGTGCTGGTGCGCGACCTGACGCGGCGGCGGTGGAGATGA
- a CDS encoding NUDIX domain-containing protein: MKRQGAGVAVVQGGQVLLIRRRDNGLWDVPGGGAGPGETPETTARRELLEETGLKVGALSLVGSFSHPHTYPDGNVVHWDTQVFIAPWAGGEPRAGDDAADVRWWPLDRLPDEVSDATTQYFTALRGRA, from the coding sequence TTGAAACGCCAGGGGGCCGGCGTGGCCGTGGTGCAAGGCGGGCAGGTGCTGCTTATCCGCCGCCGGGACAACGGCCTCTGGGACGTGCCGGGGGGCGGTGCGGGCCCCGGGGAAACGCCCGAAACCACAGCGCGCCGCGAACTGCTGGAAGAAACCGGGCTGAAAGTAGGGGCGCTGAGCCTCGTGGGGAGTTTCTCCCACCCCCACACGTACCCGGACGGCAACGTGGTGCACTGGGACACGCAGGTGTTCATAGCGCCGTGGGCGGGCGGCGAGCCCCGGGCCGGGGACGACGCGGCGGACGTGCGCTGGTGGCCGCTGGACCGGCTGCCGGATGAGGTCTCGGACGCCACCACGCAGTATTTCACCGCCCTGCGGGGGCGCGCTTGA